Genomic segment of Myxococcus stipitatus:
TCCATCAGGAGAAGGCAACTGGAGGGCATGCTGGCATTCCTGTCTGACAGGTCGATGGGGAATAGACAGGCCGGAAGAATCTTACAATGCCACACTGATATTGCCTCGCATCGCATCAGGGCGAGTACGTGTCGCCAATCGTCACCGCGCGAGGACCATCACCAGAGAAGGCACCGCGCGCAAATTCGGAAGGGGATGCTACCTCAATCAACACCCGAGCAATGCCTCTCGAGACAATCGGCACTCGTCACCACACGAAAAGAACCTTCAATCAAGCCCCGGGAAGATCACAAAATGTTGCACTACCAGCGTTCCTCAACTGCTCTCTCTTCATATACCCTCAAAGAAATTCCCTACAACCACACGCCCCTTCGAGCAATAAGCCCGAATGGCAAGAACGCATTCACGCTTCGGGTCCACATCGAACCCATCAACAGCAGCAAACCAACCAGCCCCCGATGCAACATGCTCCGACATCAAGCGAGAATCCTATTTCTGGTGTCGTAGTGCGCGGCAACCGCGAAGACAGGCGCAGAAGGATATATGGAGAGCTCCATCCCATATCATCCAAGGCGCTCAACCGACTCAGACCGGAGCAGCAAATGCATATCCAGATTGCATGCGAGGCCCTGCACGCGGGGCGCAGACTCGAAATCAGCTACGATGGTTATTCCCGCATCGTCGAAGTTCACGCATGCGGATACACAAGCGCGGGGCATGCCATCATGCGAGTTTGGCAAGTCCGAGGGGGCAGCGTGAGTGGAGAGCGCGCCGGATGGAAATTGCTCCGGCTTGATGAGACACGCGGACTTCGACTTCAGTCTTCACCCAACCCCTCGGGTTTTCGACCGAGGTAGCCGAGACCCACGTCCCCCCCAGCAGTGTCGGTCCGCTCCTTGCGTCCCCACGACGCAGGGACACTCCACTCGGCACGAACGGCAACGAAGAGCGGCCCATGGCCCCTCCTGTGGCCACCCTCCCACTCCCAGGGTCTTCATGGGCACAGTCCCATGCCACAGGGGGCGCCAGGTGCGCTCCCTGTTCTCCCGGAAGAATCCCCATGAACAGGCGACATTTCCTGGTTGTCCTCCTTGCCGTGCAGACCCTCATCGGCTGCGGTGACGATGCGGTCTCCTACTCCGCTCCCGTCGGCATCAACCTCAAGGCCAAGTCGTCCGACACGGTCAATGCCACGGTGACGTCCCAGAAGGGCATCTCGACCGAGTCAGGGAATCCCTTCAAGGTCTTCGTCGACAACGCTCGCGAGGAGCTGGACGGCAAGTCCCCCGGGCACGTCGAGATCTCGAACCTGACCCTCACCCTGGGCGCGGGAAGCGTGGGTGCGACCTCACTCTCCGAGGTCTTCTCGGGCCGCGTCGAGATCCTCTTCCGCATGGAGGAGTCCAACAACACCCACGTCGCGGGCCATGTGGAGAACCCCTCCGGGAGCGGGCCCGTGCCGTTCGTCGTCACCTTCGACTCGAAGGCCATGTCGGCCAACGACTACACGCTGTTCCTTGCGGGCAAGTTCAATGTGGTCCTGCGCGGCCCGGCGGCGCCGACGTTCACCAGCAAGGGCGCGGACGTCGACCTCCAGGCGACCTTCGCCTTCACGGCCTTCGAATAGGGCCACCGGCGGACCGGAAAGGGCTCGGGGTCTCGTGCGAAACGACTCCTCGAGCCCTTCCGGGGTGTCTCATTTGCCCTGCAGCCCGCACTTCGTCTGAATCACAGTCATCGCACGCTGCATCAACTTCGGGTCCGCGGTCTCCTTCCCGCTGAGCACCTCAATCTCCGCCGTCGTGAAGCTCTTCTCGATGGCATCCGCGCCACACTTGCATTTCTGGTCGGCCTTCTTCGCGTCCACGCCCTGGAGCGCCGCCACCTGCATGCACTGCCCCATGTACTCTGCTTTCTTGCCCGCGGGCCATGCCCCCGCCTGTGCGGCCAGCGGAAGGACCAGCATGGAGGAGACCGCGAATGCTACGAAGATCGAGCCGCGAGAATCTGAACGCTTCAAGTCAGCCTCACCAGTGTGACGAAATGCCTCGCCCCAAGCGAAACACGGAGCACCCTCTCAGAGATCTCCACGACCCGGCATAGGCCCCGCGTCGCAGGGGTCTGCGGCATCCTCCACAGCCCCCACTCCGAACCGTCCACTGACCGCCCGACGCCTCACCCTCGCGTGGTAGGGTGCGACCCGTGACGACCGGCCGCCGCCCTCCTTCCCCGCCCCCACCAGCACCGTGAGCGCCACCCGAGAAGTCCGCGCCGACTACGACCGGACATCCATCGTGATGTATCAGGCCTACCCGGATGCCATCGCGGACGTGGCGGTGAAGGCGCAGACGTTCCGCCCGCCCTTCTCGACGGGACGGATGACGTGGATCAAACCCAGCTTCCTGTGGCTCATGCATCGCTCCAACTGGGGGCGCAAGAGCGGACAGGAGCGGACGCTCGCGGTGCGAATCCGGCGCGCGGGCTGGGTGGAGGCGCTCAGCGCCGCGGTGCTCACGAGCTTCGAGCCCAAGGCCCACGCCTCCCCAGAGGCCTGGCGCAAGGCGTTCGAGGCCGCCCCCGTCCATGTCCAGTGGGACCCCGAGCGCACGCTGCGCGGAGCCGGACTGCCGCATGACAGCATCCAGGTCGGCCTGGGCCGAGCCATCATCCAGCGCTTCGTGGATGACTGGATTGTCTCCATCACCGACCTGACGCCGCTCGTGCAGAAGATGCGCAAGCACCTGGACGAAGGGCGCGCGGACCATGCCGCTCGACTCCTGCCCAAGGAAGCCGTCTTTCCAGTGCCAGACGCGCTGATGCGTCCCCTGGGAATGTGACGTCGGGCCTCGGGGAATGGATAGACACCCAGCCGTCTGCGATTGAACGTTTCCGCCCGACGTGACCCGCGCGGAAAATTGACACGGTGAATCCAGCATTCCCAGTGTCGCCCCGTCGCCACTGTTGGCGATCCGGGTTCTTCGCGCCGTGGAGCGTTCCAATGCCTCTCTCGAAGCAGTCCGCTGCCCCCCTTCCCTATCGCCTGTTGTCAGTCCTCGCCGCGCTCGCCATCACCCTCGCCACACCCGCCGCGCTCGCGGCCTCGGCAATCTATGGCGGCGGGCCGTTCTATTCCGGCGGCACCGCCGTGATGGATGACCTTCGCGCGTCGGGCTTCACCACCGTCATCCTCTGGAGCTTCCACATCGAGGACAACGGCGACCTCGTCTACAACGACATCCCCGTCGTCAAGAATGGCGCCTACATGGGAGATCCCGGGTGGCCGACCCGCCTCGCCACCCTCAAGACCGCTCCCACGTCCGTGCGCCGCATCGAAGTCTCCATCGGCGCCTGGAGTGTCCCTGACTTCGAGCGCATGGCCCGACTGGTCAACGGCACCGCCGCGGGCTGTGGCTCCACCATCGTCTGTGGCACCGGGACCAACAGCATCCTCTACCGGAACTTCCTCGCCCTGAAGAACGCCACCGGCGCCGACGCGGTGAACTTCGATGACGAGAGCGCCTACGACCTGACTCCGACCACCACCTTCAGC
This window contains:
- a CDS encoding DUF4291 domain-containing protein, whose translation is MSATREVRADYDRTSIVMYQAYPDAIADVAVKAQTFRPPFSTGRMTWIKPSFLWLMHRSNWGRKSGQERTLAVRIRRAGWVEALSAAVLTSFEPKAHASPEAWRKAFEAAPVHVQWDPERTLRGAGLPHDSIQVGLGRAIIQRFVDDWIVSITDLTPLVQKMRKHLDEGRADHAARLLPKEAVFPVPDALMRPLGM